In Patescibacteria group bacterium, a genomic segment contains:
- a CDS encoding peptidoglycan DD-metalloendopeptidase family protein, protein MKKVMKLFIPVFVLGIFLSSSVSVRGQSDDFVNDEVREINSQIQAKKKEMEKIQEQQEVYSKAIKQKQKEQASLNNQLSILDNRLAKAELDIESTEIEIARIDLEMEKVNREIANKEKEINKERDNLGRVLNLIYKQNRVTTLEIMLLNDSLADFMSQLKYLEDVNEGIGESLGTLKRYKGELEKSKLVLSEKNNELGGLKKELENNKGVLESESGNKEFILAQVKNSEKEYQRLLAQLKQEQEAAAADIVSLEKSVRAKIAQMSGQELQFNDNGLVWPVPKNVITSSFHDPDYPFRYIFEHPAVDIRAAQGTTIKAAASGYVARAKNAGLGYSYIMIIHGDGLSTVYGHVSAIYVAEDEYVVQGQAIGRSGGMPGTPGAGSLTTGPHLHFEVRLNGIPVNPLEYLP, encoded by the coding sequence ATGATTTTGTTAATGACGAGGTAAGGGAAATAAACAGCCAAATTCAGGCGAAAAAGAAAGAGATGGAGAAAATCCAGGAGCAGCAGGAAGTTTACTCAAAAGCCATAAAGCAGAAACAGAAAGAGCAGGCCAGCTTAAATAACCAACTATCTATTTTAGACAACCGGCTGGCTAAGGCCGAATTGGATATAGAGAGCACGGAAATAGAAATAGCCCGGATTGATTTGGAAATGGAAAAAGTCAATCGGGAAATAGCCAACAAAGAAAAAGAGATAAACAAAGAAAGGGATAATTTAGGCAGGGTCCTAAACCTTATTTATAAGCAAAATCGGGTAACGACTTTGGAAATAATGCTTCTGAACGATTCTTTGGCCGATTTTATGAGCCAGCTTAAATACCTTGAAGATGTTAACGAAGGAATAGGGGAAAGCCTTGGTACTTTAAAAAGATATAAGGGCGAGCTGGAAAAAAGCAAATTGGTTTTGAGCGAGAAAAACAATGAGCTCGGCGGTCTGAAAAAAGAATTGGAAAATAACAAAGGCGTTTTGGAAAGCGAAAGCGGCAATAAAGAATTTATTTTGGCCCAGGTAAAAAATTCGGAAAAAGAATATCAAAGGTTATTGGCCCAGTTAAAGCAGGAGCAAGAAGCGGCGGCGGCGGATATTGTAAGCCTGGAAAAATCAGTCCGGGCAAAAATCGCCCAGATGTCGGGCCAAGAGCTGCAATTTAATGACAACGGCCTGGTTTGGCCGGTTCCGAAAAATGTCATTACTTCTTCTTTTCATGACCCGGATTATCCTTTCCGCTATATTTTTGAGCATCCGGCGGTTGATATCAGGGCAGCCCAGGGGACAACCATAAAAGCTGCGGCTTCCGGATATGTCGCCCGGGCAAAAAATGCCGGTTTGGGCTATAGTTATATTATGATTATTCATGGCGACGGCCTATCCACTGTTTACGGCCATGTTTCCGCGATTTATGTAGCGGAAGACGAATATGTTGTCCAAGGCCAGGCCATAGGCCGCTCCGGGGGAATGCCCGGCACGCCCGGCGCCGGCAGCTTAACTACGGGGCCCCATCTTCATTTTGAAGTCCGCTTAAACGGCATTCCGGTTAACCCTTTGGAATATTTGCCGTAA